One segment of Aquimarina sp. BL5 DNA contains the following:
- a CDS encoding contractile injection system tape measure protein — MTQQKHIINKQILEIHLPSTADTFAVQQELSALCRHQLTTVMDRIFGNTTNNMGDQPLQIDRLTLDLGKVSVKDFATVFEEELQEKLQEAFTGYQQSDEVEQKDEVSQLKEKTPIRTVAYYLKTGILPWWAKDTTKAYVLEQLEELLQKPNTTFITLLKQLRWSTQQLERFVHISTATQLLQSFQLISEIPIQEIVTALEKFQHRIHKKYGITSQKIQATFWKTAFQKFDTSKDFKSFKQECFQGTLAGLGIDHGGSSKKYQAYDVYEIKSLVASYTTRQAKNTVWQEFFRQLSTIINTPFFDQLPAQTLQECIQLLRDVGKTQDQAIDANHVLIPLATYINGVQKQVQQIASKPKSIVDQLPAAFEDTDFISIKNAGLVLFWPFLVRFFENLGLITDKTFTNATARHTAICALQYLCEGEDQELFEGALPLNKLLCGVAIEEVISPITLSEEEKEMAEGLLSAVIGQGPHWKNLSIDGFRTSYLCRPGSLRTRDGHWLLQVQRETHDITLEKLPWGFHTVKLPWMTEVLVVEWL, encoded by the coding sequence ATGACACAGCAAAAACATATCATCAATAAACAGATTCTAGAAATTCACTTGCCTTCTACTGCAGATACTTTTGCTGTACAGCAAGAACTAAGTGCGCTGTGTCGGCATCAGTTAACAACGGTTATGGATCGTATATTTGGGAATACTACTAATAATATGGGTGATCAACCGTTGCAGATTGATCGACTTACATTAGATTTAGGAAAGGTATCTGTAAAAGATTTCGCGACTGTTTTTGAGGAAGAATTACAAGAAAAACTTCAAGAAGCATTCACTGGATATCAGCAATCTGATGAAGTGGAACAAAAAGATGAGGTCAGTCAACTCAAAGAAAAAACACCTATTAGAACAGTAGCATATTATCTGAAAACCGGGATATTGCCGTGGTGGGCAAAGGACACAACCAAAGCATATGTTTTGGAGCAATTAGAAGAATTGTTGCAAAAGCCGAACACCACTTTCATCACCTTGCTAAAACAATTGAGATGGAGTACCCAGCAGCTAGAACGTTTTGTACATATAAGTACGGCGACACAATTGCTTCAATCTTTTCAGTTGATTTCTGAGATCCCTATACAAGAAATAGTGACTGCTTTAGAAAAATTTCAACATAGAATTCACAAAAAATACGGCATCACATCGCAAAAGATACAGGCTACTTTTTGGAAAACAGCGTTTCAGAAGTTTGATACGTCTAAAGATTTCAAGTCCTTCAAACAAGAATGCTTCCAAGGTACATTAGCAGGACTAGGAATAGATCATGGTGGAAGTAGCAAAAAATATCAAGCATACGATGTCTATGAGATCAAATCTTTAGTAGCTAGCTATACAACCAGGCAAGCTAAGAATACCGTATGGCAAGAATTTTTTAGACAACTATCAACCATCATAAACACCCCTTTTTTCGATCAGTTGCCTGCGCAGACCTTACAGGAATGTATACAATTGCTAAGAGATGTAGGAAAGACACAGGACCAAGCGATAGATGCCAATCATGTATTAATACCCTTGGCAACCTATATCAATGGAGTACAAAAACAAGTACAGCAGATTGCATCAAAGCCGAAGTCGATCGTAGATCAGTTGCCGGCCGCTTTTGAAGACACCGATTTTATATCCATAAAAAACGCCGGATTGGTACTTTTCTGGCCATTTTTAGTACGCTTTTTTGAAAATTTGGGGCTGATCACCGATAAAACCTTTACTAATGCAACCGCTCGGCATACTGCTATTTGTGCATTACAGTATCTGTGTGAAGGAGAGGATCAGGAACTGTTTGAAGGTGCACTACCGTTAAACAAATTGTTATGCGGTGTGGCTATAGAAGAGGTAATATCCCCAATTACACTATCAGAAGAGGAAAAGGAAATGGCAGAAGGATTGTTAAGCGCGGTGATAGGACAGGGCCCACATTGGAAGAACCTATCCATAGATGGATTTAGAACTTCCTATCTATGTCGCCCCGGATCTTTACGTACCAGAGATGGTCATTGGTTGTTACAGGTGCAACGAGAAACTCATGATATTACCTTAGAAAAATTGCCTTGGGGTTTTCATACCGTAAAGCTCCCCTGGATGACAGAAGTGTTGGTGGTAGAGTGGTTGTGA
- a CDS encoding ATP-binding protein → MNVQALLNETKQNTVSENAEVLHRELDWLYEIIHVRIALHFNQEIIYTSILEVEPPTITAYQTPYSTFIKKEALSFEERLLLILALTPHIQPTILDVFSKKDTEYNRRFTAFGGVIIKEHNGFIPTAETAMFLLAGENIIERIRYQYLFTKNSKVVQKEIISISDTKKIVPIMATIWLVTQAHAQYLIDGTTYSPEYGPDFPAQPISTTLNWEDLVVSKTLRTALQEIRDWIQFSTTILQDLHLGKRIKPGYKSLFYGPPGTGKSMAAAILGKSTGKPVYRIDLSLTVSKYIGETEKNLAKVFDLASQHDWILFFDEADSLFGKRTQVSSANDRYGNQEIGYLLQRIEDFPGVVILASNLKDNIDDAFTRRFQSMIEFKVPDVSERYQLWKQSFAKEIPLAAEIDLWYIAEKYKLSGGIMMNVVRRCTLQTLAKNEKTITQDRLENAIKLELIKEGILLS, encoded by the coding sequence ATGAATGTACAAGCACTGCTGAATGAAACAAAACAAAATACTGTATCTGAAAATGCTGAGGTACTCCATAGAGAGTTAGACTGGTTATATGAAATCATACACGTACGAATAGCATTACATTTTAATCAAGAAATCATTTACACATCAATATTGGAAGTTGAGCCTCCAACTATTACTGCTTATCAAACACCCTACAGTACATTCATTAAAAAAGAAGCACTTAGTTTTGAAGAGCGTTTGCTATTAATATTAGCATTAACACCGCACATACAACCTACGATATTAGATGTTTTTTCCAAAAAAGACACCGAATATAATCGACGTTTTACCGCTTTTGGAGGTGTTATTATAAAAGAACACAATGGTTTTATACCCACTGCTGAAACAGCTATGTTTTTGTTAGCAGGAGAGAATATAATAGAACGCATACGTTATCAATATCTCTTTACAAAAAACTCTAAAGTTGTACAAAAAGAAATAATTAGTATTTCAGATACTAAAAAAATAGTGCCTATTATGGCAACGATTTGGTTAGTAACACAGGCACATGCACAATATTTGATTGATGGCACTACCTACAGTCCTGAATACGGACCAGATTTTCCAGCACAACCCATAAGCACAACACTAAATTGGGAAGATTTAGTAGTGTCAAAAACATTGCGAACAGCGTTACAAGAGATTCGAGACTGGATACAATTTAGCACCACAATTTTACAAGATTTACATTTAGGAAAGCGCATAAAACCGGGGTATAAAAGCTTATTTTATGGCCCACCGGGAACAGGTAAAAGTATGGCTGCTGCTATACTAGGAAAAAGTACAGGAAAGCCAGTATATAGAATAGATTTAAGTTTGACCGTTTCAAAATACATTGGAGAAACGGAGAAAAATCTTGCCAAAGTTTTCGATTTAGCATCACAACACGACTGGATTTTATTTTTTGATGAAGCAGATTCACTATTTGGCAAACGAACACAAGTTTCTTCGGCAAATGACCGTTACGGAAATCAGGAAATCGGGTATTTATTACAACGTATTGAAGATTTTCCAGGCGTTGTAATTCTAGCATCAAATTTAAAAGATAATATCGACGATGCTTTTACACGTAGATTTCAGTCAATGATTGAATTTAAAGTTCCTGATGTATCAGAGCGTTATCAACTTTGGAAACAATCGTTTGCAAAAGAAATTCCTTTAGCTGCCGAAATAGACCTATGGTACATTGCTGAAAAATATAAACTTTCGGGAGGTATAATGATGAATGTGGTTAGAAGATGTACGCTACAAACGCTTGCCAAAAATGAGAAAACAATTACGCAAGATCGATTAGAAAATGCCATAAAATTAGAATTAATAAAAGAGGGGATTTTATTAAGTTAA
- a CDS encoding OTU domain-containing protein has protein sequence MGQGKNTKEEQSKNGSQRQPEIQEINEFEEETQEVEATNENTPEEQKVYLGITQEASTPPEAPTPPDATDLLGNKKSFLNFGRNKKKKKPIVQIEGEPVAYFYNWNNQQQQFTKIPIKLFEDDQVVSSCEVIDHPDFSFIRIRRKLTFKDGKTALISKSGYVKRDEFTNAEDWPPYNRRIHPVYIDPHKLVRPAGNPHPNQKYKEGNREWYLGLAILMDAYRSLEQAEEEGDEEAKQTRRDIALAALQNYSKVATFTAPDTLAVHDKKEKNKQFHSDYRGKQGTAFFNGGGYYRSDGTNPINDSVEELLRAELGVNNNIVIVSDSLALETAKRAFPLLYTIKTDDNVGIEAINIDSIQTFEELISNFFDQIMRGITVANQFVIDISNYYTSLQEAKEAPINHSALVIEVQNNLAEVLTRIVKEKTTSQLEQETLLESCLSKMYIAGLIADAGYYYAVEFVLNEAVRNNKGFEAVLPEQITPVQQKNNPPVRKIKDPTEKKKTKKKLKTKKGITDIHEIPNRKKEVDSDVTMDDLLGEYPLIYTERENTIASSEETKIGSVANFTAFVINFCTQLQVGKIVEKDFVLDISPYYKAQVKEKDEETTLQDVITKIQGELSEALFTTIYEVIEIDTETDTEANTRNVLIKKCLEKLNIFAIDVHEGVHFYLEFDLVTPLQSKDEFEAETLNVKNFKSTIKSTLGSAGTKIDPMSAKEANLKFSSFENVLAAQGISPVTLAEGFEGNELVQILEMFKAKNGTKEANTKAKINTKNVNLYNSLTAFVSSTIFQKFRALSDNKDHPPYVQIYSNATADLIEGLTKLPIGETIDQVFERKRISGLLKMTYVRMHLGILSAMVSINNMDSFINAIELLHNYIQMILAIVKPYRQDIDFHNAMLAAHTKSPIEGLDYDILENQERKPKQEEAIVKTVAPTIAPKKTNHKSTMSRLLNMAGLKKKKGTKKAIEKPIKEEKVAPKKSVKAEEVSPNIYEEFHTMIHHQPSYMHSFSSTLSGVELQKGSNVLNILILKDNYYETVGSKGYAGLVQKSKAYKSYTWDGKRKVPESEEKFDIYACDFHHNISATRKEYATENLIAQVNQLYAEEKVADKFTVSIDCTIDYVRSKEVYDFLVSQKERIQSGALNVVLNRSSQKFDMLGLDNYYGGFSVTINNQDDYQEFNERILKQEGHATGLTHQGLTHVATHGSHHQERYRQALMRSTNRFYNKLAAAGLHEKSTIKENIYIAKNSDPNAVFIDIRTDQIDPENKQSNRYMLRIKKWAENHNKGLGQRASFGFPYTNISFIPGPGGRVRINPGLESEREIDEYANFLIVLRELIDEDASYATRGDDKFLEFVNDKINERTKQEKKTLNDLPANFELPLHLLNDFQKGFLASEVMNLTSKKIKIAAYDYRQIIGKAINENDDETLRQFVIKRTLNTFTIVSKGQRKNELRILQAQKNTTNTSKSTVIDFFKQKMPEKLQPKKGKTVNSIVHLMRNHIAESKPTKEAPKASYETESQRKMNKEAIARMLNNENINEAPKEKIQDAESPWLFEDNKGKGDCLFYALGRTNSAPAAFKLRQDIVSYQEAQGLIKHGYVDNQIGRMLRSSNSQGLRNLARDVDGREGIPVAAYYLLMRQEGIWGGLEEIKAFSAMKDQTIYLVQDNGRINRINGATVTRTDTLPDTAFEPENLVLHQSASHFKIIIARREK, from the coding sequence ATGGGACAAGGAAAAAACACTAAAGAAGAGCAATCAAAAAACGGCTCACAACGACAACCAGAAATACAAGAAATAAACGAATTTGAAGAAGAAACTCAAGAGGTAGAAGCAACAAATGAAAATACACCTGAAGAGCAAAAGGTGTATTTAGGCATAACACAAGAAGCCTCAACTCCACCAGAGGCACCAACTCCGCCAGACGCAACAGATTTACTAGGAAATAAAAAGAGTTTTTTAAATTTTGGAAGAAACAAAAAGAAAAAAAAGCCAATAGTTCAAATAGAAGGAGAGCCAGTTGCTTATTTCTACAATTGGAACAATCAGCAACAACAATTTACTAAAATACCGATAAAACTCTTTGAGGATGACCAAGTTGTGTCTTCCTGTGAAGTTATTGATCATCCTGATTTTAGTTTTATCAGAATTAGAAGAAAACTCACATTTAAAGATGGTAAAACAGCATTGATTTCAAAATCAGGTTATGTAAAGCGAGACGAGTTTACCAACGCAGAAGATTGGCCTCCATATAACCGAAGAATACATCCTGTTTACATTGATCCACATAAATTAGTAAGACCCGCAGGAAATCCTCATCCAAATCAAAAGTATAAAGAAGGAAATCGTGAGTGGTATCTAGGTTTGGCTATTTTAATGGATGCCTATAGATCTTTAGAACAAGCTGAAGAAGAAGGAGACGAAGAAGCTAAGCAAACCAGACGCGATATTGCATTAGCTGCATTACAAAACTATTCCAAAGTAGCAACCTTTACAGCTCCTGATACCTTAGCTGTCCACGATAAAAAAGAAAAAAACAAACAATTTCATAGCGATTATAGAGGAAAACAAGGCACTGCTTTTTTTAACGGAGGGGGCTATTACAGGAGTGATGGAACAAATCCAATTAATGATTCGGTAGAAGAATTACTTAGAGCAGAACTTGGCGTAAATAATAATATTGTTATAGTTAGCGATTCACTTGCACTAGAAACTGCGAAAAGAGCATTTCCTCTACTATACACTATAAAAACCGATGATAATGTAGGAATTGAAGCCATCAATATTGACAGTATACAAACCTTTGAAGAACTTATAAGTAATTTTTTTGACCAAATCATGAGAGGAATTACTGTAGCTAATCAATTCGTTATAGATATTAGTAATTATTATACATCTTTACAAGAAGCAAAAGAAGCACCAATCAATCATTCAGCGCTAGTTATTGAAGTTCAAAATAATTTAGCAGAAGTGTTAACTCGCATAGTAAAAGAGAAAACAACAAGTCAACTCGAACAAGAAACCTTATTAGAAAGCTGTTTAAGTAAAATGTATATAGCAGGTTTAATAGCTGATGCTGGCTATTATTATGCAGTAGAATTTGTCTTGAATGAAGCCGTTAGGAATAATAAAGGGTTTGAAGCTGTCTTACCAGAGCAAATAACCCCAGTGCAGCAAAAAAATAACCCTCCTGTGAGGAAGATAAAAGATCCAACGGAAAAAAAGAAAACTAAAAAAAAATTAAAGACAAAAAAAGGCATTACAGACATTCATGAGATTCCTAATCGCAAAAAAGAAGTGGATAGCGATGTCACAATGGACGATCTTCTAGGAGAGTATCCATTAATATACACAGAAAGAGAAAATACAATAGCGAGTTCAGAAGAAACCAAGATAGGTTCTGTAGCTAATTTTACAGCATTTGTTATCAATTTTTGTACGCAATTACAAGTAGGAAAGATTGTAGAAAAAGATTTTGTTTTAGATATCAGTCCATATTACAAAGCGCAAGTAAAAGAAAAGGATGAAGAAACAACATTACAAGATGTAATTACTAAAATTCAAGGTGAGTTAAGTGAAGCTTTATTTACTACAATTTATGAAGTTATAGAGATTGATACAGAAACAGATACAGAAGCAAATACAAGGAATGTATTAATAAAAAAGTGTCTGGAAAAACTAAATATATTCGCTATCGATGTTCATGAAGGAGTTCATTTTTACCTTGAATTTGATTTGGTGACCCCATTACAGTCGAAAGATGAATTTGAAGCGGAAACCTTAAATGTTAAAAATTTTAAATCAACTATTAAATCAACTTTAGGAAGTGCTGGTACAAAAATAGATCCGATGAGTGCTAAAGAAGCGAATTTAAAATTCAGTAGCTTCGAAAATGTACTAGCAGCTCAAGGCATTTCACCTGTAACGTTAGCTGAAGGTTTTGAAGGAAATGAATTGGTACAAATCTTAGAAATGTTTAAAGCAAAAAATGGTACTAAGGAAGCAAATACAAAAGCGAAAATCAATACTAAAAATGTAAATCTATACAATTCTTTAACTGCTTTTGTAAGCTCAACTATTTTTCAAAAGTTTAGAGCATTATCTGATAATAAAGACCATCCTCCATACGTACAGATTTATAGCAATGCTACTGCGGATCTAATAGAAGGTTTAACTAAATTACCTATTGGAGAAACCATAGACCAAGTGTTTGAACGAAAAAGAATTTCTGGTTTATTAAAAATGACCTACGTGCGTATGCACTTAGGAATTTTATCAGCAATGGTTTCTATAAACAATATGGATAGCTTTATAAATGCCATAGAACTACTTCATAATTATATTCAAATGATATTGGCTATTGTAAAACCGTATCGTCAAGATATAGATTTTCACAATGCCATGTTAGCAGCACATACAAAATCACCCATAGAAGGACTTGACTATGATATCTTGGAAAATCAGGAACGCAAACCAAAACAAGAAGAAGCAATAGTAAAAACTGTAGCGCCTACCATAGCACCAAAAAAAACAAATCATAAATCTACTATGTCGAGGTTGCTTAATATGGCTGGACTTAAGAAGAAAAAAGGAACTAAAAAAGCCATAGAAAAACCAATAAAAGAAGAAAAAGTAGCACCAAAGAAATCAGTAAAAGCGGAAGAAGTATCTCCAAATATTTATGAAGAGTTTCATACAATGATTCATCACCAACCTTCGTATATGCATTCTTTTAGTAGCACACTTTCAGGTGTGGAATTACAAAAAGGAAGTAATGTATTGAATATTTTAATACTGAAAGATAATTATTACGAAACTGTTGGGAGTAAAGGATATGCTGGACTTGTTCAAAAGTCAAAAGCGTACAAAAGTTATACTTGGGACGGAAAAAGAAAAGTTCCTGAATCTGAGGAGAAATTTGATATATATGCTTGTGATTTCCACCACAACATCTCGGCTACAAGAAAAGAATATGCTACCGAAAATCTTATAGCTCAAGTAAATCAGTTATATGCAGAAGAGAAAGTTGCAGATAAATTTACGGTGTCTATTGATTGTACAATAGATTATGTTCGGTCTAAAGAAGTTTATGATTTTTTAGTATCTCAGAAAGAACGCATACAAAGTGGTGCCTTAAATGTGGTCTTAAATAGAAGTTCTCAAAAATTTGATATGTTGGGGCTAGATAATTATTATGGTGGTTTTAGTGTAACCATTAACAATCAAGATGATTACCAAGAGTTTAATGAGCGTATTTTAAAGCAAGAAGGCCATGCAACAGGATTAACCCACCAAGGACTTACACATGTAGCTACACATGGAAGTCACCATCAAGAACGATATAGGCAAGCATTGATGAGAAGTACAAATCGTTTTTATAATAAATTGGCTGCTGCAGGTTTACACGAAAAAAGTACTATTAAGGAAAACATATACATTGCAAAAAATAGCGACCCAAATGCTGTTTTTATAGACATTAGAACAGATCAAATAGATCCAGAGAATAAGCAAAGTAATCGTTATATGTTACGAATTAAAAAATGGGCCGAAAACCATAATAAAGGATTAGGGCAAAGAGCAAGTTTTGGATTTCCATATACCAATATTTCGTTTATTCCTGGTCCTGGTGGTCGAGTTCGCATAAATCCTGGGTTAGAAAGTGAACGAGAGATTGATGAGTATGCTAATTTTCTGATTGTACTCCGAGAATTGATTGATGAGGACGCTTCCTATGCAACTCGGGGCGATGATAAATTTTTAGAGTTTGTAAATGATAAAATTAATGAACGTACAAAACAAGAGAAAAAAACACTAAACGATTTACCAGCAAATTTTGAGCTCCCATTACATCTATTAAATGACTTTCAAAAAGGATTTTTAGCTTCTGAAGTTATGAATCTTACTAGTAAAAAAATAAAAATTGCGGCTTACGATTATAGGCAAATCATTGGTAAAGCAATAAACGAAAATGATGATGAAACGTTACGTCAGTTTGTAATTAAAAGAACCTTAAATACATTTACGATTGTTAGTAAAGGTCAGAGAAAAAATGAGTTACGAATTTTACAAGCACAAAAAAATACTACAAATACATCAAAGTCCACAGTAATTGATTTTTTTAAGCAAAAAATGCCTGAAAAGCTTCAACCTAAAAAAGGTAAAACGGTGAATAGCATTGTACATTTAATGAGAAATCATATCGCCGAAAGTAAACCAACAAAAGAAGCACCTAAGGCATCGTATGAAACCGAGTCACAGCGAAAAATGAATAAAGAAGCTATTGCAAGAATGTTAAATAACGAAAATATTAATGAAGCTCCAAAAGAGAAAATACAGGATGCCGAAAGTCCGTGGTTATTTGAAGATAATAAAGGAAAAGGCGATTGTTTGTTTTATGCTTTGGGAAGAACTAATAGTGCACCCGCAGCTTTTAAATTACGTCAAGATATTGTAAGTTACCAAGAAGCGCAGGGGCTTATTAAACATGGTTATGTGGACAACCAAATAGGAAGAATGTTAAGAAGTAGTAATAGTCAAGGTTTACGAAATCTAGCTAGGGATGTAGATGGGAGAGAAGGAATTCCAGTAGCCGCATATTATCTTTTAATGCGACAAGAAGGAATTTGGGGTGGATTGGAAGAGATCAAGGCATTTTCGGCAATGAAAGACCAAACTATATACCTTGTTCAAGATAACGGAAGGATAAATCGTATTAATGGAGCCACTGTTACAAGGACGGATACTTTGCCTGATACTGCTTTTGAACCTGAAAATTTAGTGTTGCATCAATCGGCTTCACACTTTAAAATTATAATTGCTAGGAGAGAGAAGTAG